A window from Pseudomonas kribbensis encodes these proteins:
- a CDS encoding DUF1780 domain-containing protein, which translates to MDDSDYLRLLTIAAEQANAFLSNARKWERERWVCQRLLQGLNIPYRADEFAPAGEPPDVLFRDANFEVFFVLDEGRRLNDEWRDELQRRRSAFSLSQLVRREAKPRRIPANEFLLRLAPTLRKKAHNYKERGMDLGELDIIAFASLKREVLDLNSHFPPPTEYLRQGWRSLSLVGPTFARVLFAHPDAPDFLRSNLGRSILFDVGISL; encoded by the coding sequence ATGGATGACTCGGATTATTTACGCCTGCTGACCATCGCGGCCGAGCAGGCCAACGCGTTCCTGTCCAATGCCCGCAAATGGGAGCGTGAGCGTTGGGTCTGCCAGCGCCTGCTGCAAGGCTTGAATATCCCCTATCGCGCCGACGAATTCGCCCCGGCCGGCGAGCCACCGGACGTGTTGTTTCGCGATGCCAACTTCGAGGTGTTTTTCGTCCTCGACGAAGGCCGCCGGCTCAACGATGAATGGCGCGACGAGCTGCAACGTCGGCGCAGTGCGTTTTCCCTGAGCCAACTGGTGCGTCGCGAAGCCAAGCCACGACGAATTCCGGCCAACGAATTTCTGCTGAGGCTGGCGCCGACCCTGCGCAAGAAAGCGCACAACTACAAGGAACGCGGCATGGACCTGGGCGAGCTGGACATCATCGCCTTCGCCAGCCTCAAGCGCGAAGTGCTCGACCTCAACAGCCACTTTCCACCGCCCACCGAATATCTGCGTCAAGGCTGGCGCTCGCTGTCACTGGTCGGGCCGACGTTCGCCCGCGTGTTGTTCGCTCACCCCGATGCACCGGATTTCCTGCGCAGCAATCTGGGCCGCAGCATTCTGTTCGATGTCGGGATAAGCTTGTAA
- a CDS encoding DUF3094 domain-containing protein: protein MTSRLNPEDQKHVEEYLQLSQHRVERRPFRPWMLLVVVLAATIGLGLLSRFISYLTL, encoded by the coding sequence ATGACCAGCCGCCTGAACCCCGAAGACCAGAAGCATGTCGAAGAGTACCTGCAGTTGTCCCAGCACCGTGTCGAGCGCCGGCCATTCCGGCCGTGGATGCTCCTGGTGGTGGTACTGGCAGCGACCATCGGTCTGGGCCTGTTGAGCCGATTTATCAGTTACCTGACGCTATGA
- a CDS encoding NAD(P)/FAD-dependent oxidoreductase: MSHRIVIVGGGAGGLELATRLGKTLGKRGTASIMLVDANLTHIWKPLLHEVAAGSLNSSEDELNYVAQAKWNHFEFQLGRMSGLDREQKKIQLAATYDENGVELVPAREVPYDSLVIAVGSTTNDFGTQGAAQHCLFLDTRKQAERFHQQLLNHYLRAHAGQTDVVQQISVAIVGAGATGVELAAELHNAAHELAAYGLDRIKPENMHITLIEAGPRVLPALPERISGPVHKTLEKLGVNVMTNASVSQVTADSLITADGNEIKASLKVWAAGIRAPGFLKDIDGLETNRINQLQVLPTLQTTRDENIFAFGDCAACPQPGSDRNVPPRAQAAHQQASLLAKSLKLRIEGKTLPEYKYTDYGSLISLSRFSAVGNLMGNLTGTVMLEGWLARMFYVSLYRMHQMALYGPFRTAMLMLGSKIGRGTEPRLKLH, encoded by the coding sequence ATGTCCCATCGTATTGTCATTGTCGGCGGCGGCGCCGGCGGTCTGGAGCTGGCTACCCGTCTGGGTAAGACTCTGGGCAAGCGCGGTACCGCCAGCATCATGCTGGTCGACGCGAACCTCACGCACATCTGGAAACCGCTGTTGCACGAAGTGGCCGCCGGATCGCTGAACTCTTCCGAAGACGAACTCAACTATGTCGCCCAGGCCAAATGGAACCACTTCGAGTTCCAGCTGGGGCGCATGAGCGGGCTCGACCGTGAGCAGAAAAAGATCCAGCTCGCCGCCACCTACGACGAAAACGGCGTGGAGCTGGTGCCGGCGCGGGAAGTGCCTTACGACTCGCTGGTGATCGCGGTCGGCAGCACCACCAACGATTTCGGCACCCAGGGCGCGGCCCAGCACTGCCTGTTCCTCGACACCCGTAAACAGGCCGAGCGCTTCCACCAGCAATTGCTCAACCACTATTTGCGTGCTCACGCCGGACAGACCGATGTGGTCCAGCAGATCAGCGTGGCCATCGTCGGTGCCGGCGCCACGGGCGTTGAACTGGCGGCGGAGCTGCATAACGCCGCTCATGAACTGGCGGCCTATGGTCTGGACCGGATCAAACCGGAAAACATGCACATCACCCTGATCGAAGCCGGGCCACGGGTGCTGCCGGCGCTGCCGGAACGCATCAGCGGGCCGGTGCACAAGACCCTGGAGAAACTCGGGGTCAATGTGATGACCAACGCGTCGGTCAGCCAGGTCACCGCCGACAGCCTGATCACTGCCGATGGCAACGAGATCAAGGCCAGCCTGAAAGTCTGGGCCGCCGGGATCCGTGCGCCGGGTTTCCTCAAGGACATCGATGGCCTGGAAACCAACCGCATCAACCAGCTGCAAGTGCTGCCGACGCTGCAGACCACCCGCGACGAAAACATTTTCGCCTTCGGTGACTGCGCCGCCTGCCCGCAACCGGGTTCGGATCGCAACGTGCCGCCACGGGCCCAGGCGGCGCACCAGCAGGCGTCGCTGCTGGCCAAGTCGCTGAAACTGCGGATAGAGGGCAAGACCCTGCCGGAATACAAGTACACCGACTACGGCTCGCTGATTTCGCTGTCGCGTTTTTCGGCTGTGGGTAACTTGATGGGCAACCTGACCGGCACCGTGATGCTCGAAGGCTGGCTGGCGCGGATGTTCTACGTTTCGCTGTACCGCATGCACCAGATGGCGCTGTACGGACCGTTCCGCACCGCCATGCTGATGCTGGGCAGCAAGATCGGACGCGGCACCGAGCCACGCCTGAAACTGCACTGA
- a CDS encoding EF-hand domain-containing protein, which produces MTRTSKIGKTSLGLVGAVLAGGLMLSGSVFAAQPLAQGYMVASAETSVKTPEGKCGEGKCGDASMAKTDTDGDGKVSRAEFLKVAPHSDFDKIDTNHDGFIDEQEAYDNVKANYEANGKKMPKGLFEHLKERDGA; this is translated from the coding sequence ATGACCCGCACTTCGAAAATTGGCAAAACCTCCCTTGGCCTGGTCGGTGCCGTACTGGCCGGCGGCCTGATGCTGTCCGGCTCGGTGTTCGCCGCACAACCGCTGGCCCAGGGCTATATGGTCGCTTCGGCCGAGACCTCGGTGAAAACCCCGGAAGGCAAATGCGGTGAAGGCAAATGCGGCGACGCGTCGATGGCCAAAACCGACACCGATGGTGATGGCAAAGTCTCTCGCGCCGAATTCCTGAAGGTCGCGCCGCACTCCGACTTCGACAAGATCGACACCAACCACGATGGTTTCATCGACGAGCAAGAGGCTTACGACAACGTCAAAGCCAACTACGAAGCCAACGGCAAGAAAATGCCGAAAGGCTTGTTCGAACACCTGAAAGAGCGTGACGGTGCCTGA
- a CDS encoding methyl-accepting chemotaxis protein: MQQNLRETLQGINGSATQLATAADELNAVTLDSTQGLQQQNNEIEQAATAVNEMTTAVEEVARNAVSTSDATRQSSESAHLGQERVSETASAINALASDVQHTGELVQSLANQSQDIGKVLDVIRAIAEQTNLLALNAAIEAARAGESGRGFAVVADEVRALAYRTQQSTQEIEQMVQGMRNGSSLALESMQASASRASTTLVLAERAGEALQTITASVHEIHERNLVIASAAEEQAQVAREVDRNLVNIRDLSVRSAAGADQTSASSHELSKLANALQGMVRRFQL, encoded by the coding sequence ATGCAACAGAACCTGCGCGAAACCCTGCAAGGCATCAACGGTTCTGCCACGCAACTGGCGACTGCCGCCGATGAGCTCAATGCGGTCACGCTCGACAGCACCCAGGGTCTGCAACAGCAGAACAACGAAATCGAACAGGCCGCCACCGCCGTCAACGAGATGACCACGGCGGTCGAGGAAGTCGCACGCAACGCGGTGTCGACCTCCGACGCGACGCGCCAGTCCAGCGAATCGGCGCATCTGGGGCAAGAGCGGGTCAGTGAAACCGCCAGTGCCATCAACGCCCTGGCCAGCGACGTGCAGCACACCGGCGAACTGGTGCAATCCCTGGCCAACCAGTCGCAAGACATCGGCAAGGTGCTGGACGTGATCCGTGCGATTGCCGAACAGACCAACCTGCTGGCGCTCAACGCCGCCATCGAAGCGGCGCGGGCCGGGGAGAGCGGACGCGGGTTTGCCGTGGTCGCCGACGAAGTCCGGGCGCTGGCCTATCGCACGCAGCAATCGACCCAGGAAATCGAGCAGATGGTGCAGGGCATGCGCAACGGTTCGAGCCTGGCGCTCGAGTCGATGCAGGCCAGTGCTTCGCGTGCGTCCACCACGCTGGTGCTGGCCGAGCGGGCCGGTGAGGCCCTGCAAACCATCACCGCGTCGGTGCATGAGATCCATGAACGCAATCTGGTGATCGCCAGCGCCGCCGAAGAGCAGGCGCAAGTGGCGCGGGAAGTGGATCGCAATCTGGTGAACATCCGCGACCTGTCGGTACGTTCGGCGGCCGGCGCCGATCAGACCAGCGCGTCCAGCCATGAGCTGTCGAAACTCGCCAATGCATTGCAAGGCATGGTGCGGCGCTTCCAGCTGTAA